The sequence below is a genomic window from Chthoniobacterales bacterium.
CTGAGCAGGCACCTGTCACCGAGAAGGCTTTCTCCGAGTTTCACCTCTACACGATCAGCCGGCCGGTGACGCTGCGCGATCACGAGACGAAGCAGGTGGAATTCGTGCGGGCGACCGGCGTGAACGCCCCACGGATCTTTGTCTACGACGGAGCCACGCCGAATTACGGAATCTTCAATTTCTTCCGCGGCGCCGGCGAATACGGCATCCCCACGAACAAGAAGGTGTGGGTGTTGCGTGAATTCAAGAACTCCGAAGCGAACAGGCTCGGCCTGCCGCTGCCGAAGGGACGGATGCGCTTTTACGAACAGGACGAGGATCATCAGATGGAGTTCATCGGCGAGAACGAGATCGATCACACGCCAAAGGACGAGACGATCCGCGCCTATGTCGGGAACAGTTTCGACCTCGTTGGCGAGCGCCGACGCACCGATTACGCCGTCAATGAAGCCAGCGACTGGCTCGATGAATCCTTCGAGATCACCCTGCGGAATCACAAGAAGGAGCCGGTCGAGATCCGCGTGGTCGAGCATCTTTGCCGCTTCGACAACTGGAAGGTCACCGACAAGAGCGACGACTACCGGAAGCTGGACTCCCACACGATCGAGTTCCGCGTGACGCTCGAGCCCGACGAGGAGCGCAAGGTCACCTATTCCGTGCACTACACCTGGTAGCGCGGCTTATTCGAAATACGTGTCGTCGTGCGCGTAGGGCGGTGCGCAGCAGCACAGGAAAACCAGGTCGCTGGTGGCGGTGATCTGGTGCCAGGCTCCGGCCGGGATGAGAATCGCGTCGCCCGGGCCGACTCCGCGCGTTTCTCCGTCGAGTTCCATCGTTCCATGGCCCTCGAGCAGGAAGTAAAATTCCTCGGCGAGCCTGTGGTAGTGGCGGTCCGTTGCCGTGCCGGCCGGAACGCGGGCCTCGGCCAGGCTCTGGTTTTGCACCGGGGCGTTCGTGCGATCGAGGATGCTGCGAATCGTCGAGCCGTCCTTCGTCGTGAAGGGTTTTTGGCTGGATAGGTTCAGGGCGATCATGAAGATTGCGTGATATGAAGTTTTTCGAGGGATGCACAGCGTTGATCACCGGCGCGTCGTCCGGTCTCGGCGCAGAGTTCGCCCGCCAGCTCGCCCCCGTCGCCCAATCCCTCGTGCTCGTCGCCCGCCGCAACGACCGCCTCGAGGCGCTCCGCGCGGAATTCTCCGCCAGCCATCCGGATCTGGCGGTTTTCATCTACGCCGCCGACCTCGCGGACGAGAATGCGCGGGCAGCCTTCGCCGACTGGCTCCGCGAACAGGACATTCGCGTCGATTTTCTCGTGAACAATGCCGGCCTTGGCGATCACGGACCCTTCGAAAGCAGCGAGTGGATCCGCGTGCGCGCCATGCTCGACGTCAATATCGCCGCTCTCACGCATCTCACGCACCTCCTGCTGCCCGCGTTGCGCGGCTCCGGCCGGGCCGCCATTCTGAACGTCAGTTCCGTGGCGAGCTTCTTCCCGCTGCCGAACATGGCGGTCTATGCCGCGACCAAGGCCTACGTCACGAGCTTCTCCGAGGCGCTGCGGATGGAATTGCGCGACACCGGGGTGTCCGTCACGGCGCTTTGCCCCGGCCCGGTGAAGACGGAGTTCTTCGACATTGCCACCCGCCCGGGTGACGAAGAGAACGCCGCGCATTTTAAAACCATGCCCGCCTTCGTCGTGACGACGGAGGAAGCCGTGCGCACCGGGCTGACGGCCGTGGTGCGCGACCGCGCGCGAGTCGTGCCCGGGCCGCTCCTCGCGATCGCGGTGGCGGCCGCCGCCCTCGTGCCATTCTTCATCGTTCGGCAGATCATCCAGGCTGGCCGGGCCCGAATTTAGCAACCGATGGGCATCCTCGAACCTACGATCACGTTCCGGTGAAAGACTTCACAAAGCTCCGCTCCCTGGCCGCCGGTGTCGAAACCGCGGTGACCTTCAAACAGACCTTCGACCTGATCAATCCGCACCTCTACAGCGTGGAGGAGCGCATTCGCCAGCAGGCGAGGGCGTTCGATCCTGCGGTTGAGGGCTACATCGCCTACGCCATCAATTCCGGCGGCAAACGTCTCCGTCCCGCGCTCGCGCTGCTTGCGGGTGGCGCTACGGGCAAGATCACTTCGGGCCATGTCGACGTCGCGGTGATTCTCGAGCTCATCCACGTCGCCACGCTCGTTCACGACGACATCATGGACGGCGCCGAGACGCGCCGTGAGCAGCCGACCGTGAACGCCAAGTGGGGGAACTCGCTCAGCGTCCTGCTCGGCGACTGCCTGTTCGCCCACGCACTCCGGCTTTCCACGAATTTCTCGAACAACGAGATCTGCCGCATCGTTTCCGAGGCCTCGGCCGAGGTCTGCTCCGGCGAGATCATCCAGACGCAGCGGCGCTTCGATCTCAACCTCTCGCTGGCCGATTATTTCAAGATCATCGAGATGAAGACGGCGGCGCTCTTTGCCGCGGCCTGCGAGCTGGGCGCGTTCATCAGCGAGGCCAGCCCCGAGATCATCAGTTCGCTCAAGACTTTCGGCTCGCGGCTCGGCACCGCGTATCAGGTCTACGACGACATCCTCGACATCGCCGGTGACGAGGATGCCGTGGGCAAGACGCTCGGCACCGATTTCCAGAAGGGCAAACTCACTCTGCCGGTGCTCCTGCTGCTCCAGAACAACGACGACTCGCTCCGCGAGCGCGCCCGCGAGCTGCTCCTGCACGAGAATCTCTCCGGTCGGGACGAGCTGACGGGCCTGCTGAAATCCAGCGGCGCGATGCGCTCGGCGATCGATACCGCGAAACGCATGGTCTCCGAAGCACGCACCGCGCTCGATCCCGTGCCGGCCAACAAATACCGCAACGGCCTCGTCGCGATCACGACGCACCTCGAGAACCTCCTCGCGCAGTTCTGAGGGCGCGTTGAAATGACGGGCCGGTTGACCACCGTGAGTGCGCGAATTTTCGCCATCCCGCTGGTCGCCGCCCTTGCGATTTCGTCAGCCTGGGGAGCACCGTGGCTCTACCAGCTCCAGAATCCGAGCCCGCGCGCCATTCGCGCCTCGGGATTTCGCGCCGCCGTGGTGGATTATTCGCGGGATGGTAGCGATGCCGGCCGCCTGCCGCCGGGTCAGGTGAAGGCGCTGGGCCGGGCAGGGATCCGCACGCTGGCCTATCTCTCGATTGGCGAGGCGGAGAACTACCGCTTCTACTGGCGGGCGGATTGGGTGGCTCGTCGGAATTCGAACGCATTCACCGCCGCTGCTCCGTCCTGGCTCGGGCACACGAACCCCGACTGGGTGGGCAATTACAAGGTGCGCTACTGGGATCCCGCATGGCGCGAGACGGTTCTGCGGCCCTATCTCGATCGGATTGCGAGGCAGGGATTCACCGGGGTGTATCTCGACATCATCGATGCCTACGAATACTGGGCGGCTTCCGCGAGTTACGGTGGCGGTGGGGAAGTCTGGCAGCCGGGAGATCCGCGGGGAGACCGGGCGGAGGCGGCTCGACGGATGATCGATCTCGTGGTCTGGATCGCAGAATACCTGCGATTCGCCACCGGACATCGGATGCTCGTCTTCCCCCAGAATGCGGAGGACATTCTCCGCTACGACACCGGCGGGAAGTATCGGCGCGCCATTTCCGGGATCGGCGTGGAAGATCTGTTTTACAACGAAACGGCGCGACAGCCGGCCGATGAAACCCGCTACCGGCTGCGATATCTTCGAAAGCTGTGCACGACCGGCCGAAAGGTGCTTTGTGTCGACTACGTGGACACTGGCGATCGCGAGGATCCGGCAAACGTGGCGCGAATCGCGGACTTCGTGGCCCGGTGTCGAGCAGAGGGCTTCGATTTCTACGTCGCGCGGAAAGATCGCGAACTCGATCGGATCAACCGCGTGCCTGGCGTGCAGCCGTAACGCCGGGAAAAATCTACTCGATGATTTCCAGGCCCACCCGGATGCCTTTTTTTCGGGCGGACGCCTGGAGCAGCTCGCGGAGCGCCTGAATGGTGTGACCGCCCTTGCCGATGACCTTCGGTAGATCGGTTTTGCGCATGGCGAGATGGAAGACGGACTTGTCTCCGTCTTCCGTGCGCGTGATCAGCAACTCATCGGGGTATTCGATGAGCTTCCCGACGACGTAGCGAAGAAACTCTTCCACGGGTCGGGAGAGGCGGCCGGAATCAGGCCGCGGCGGCTTCGGCCTTCTTGCGGGCCTTGTTGATGATGCTGCCGACGGTCTGCGAAGGGCGGGCGCCGACGCCGACCCAGTAGTTCGCGCGGTCGAGCTCGAGGGCGAAGTTCTCGCCTTCCTTCTTCGGATCGTAGGAGCCGATGATTTCGATGAAACGTCCGTCGCGCGGCTTGCGCTGGTCGGCCACCACGATCTTGTAGAAGGGGTGGTTCTTGGCGCCTTCGCGCTTGAGTCGGATTGCAACTGCCATGGTCGTATCTGGTTAAGAGTTTTCTCGGTCTTGGAAATTTTCGGCCGCGGGCGGCGTCACTTCATTCCTGGAAGTCCAGCCCGGCGTGCCTGGGCCATTATTTTTTTCCTGTTGCCCGCCTTTTTCATCATCTTCCTCATCTGGCCGAACCGGAGAAGAAGATTATTTACCTCGGAGACGGAGGTGCCGCTGCCGCGGGCGACCCGCTGGCGTCGTCGCGCGTTCAGCATCTCGGGCTTCGCGCGCTCGCCGGGAGTCATGGAGAGAATGATCGCCTCCACCCGTTTAAGCTGCCCCTCGTCGATCGAGGAATCTTTCAGGTTAGCCATGCCGGGCAACATGCCAAGGATATTTTCCAGGGGGCCCATGCGTTTGAGCATTTTGAACTGCTGGAGGAAGTCATCGAGGTCGAAGCCGCCGCTTTGCAGCTTCTTCTGCATGCGAAGGGCGTCCTCCTCGGTGATAGCCTCGGCCGCCTTCTCGACAAGGCTGACCACGTCGCCCATGCCGAGGATGCGGCCGGCGAGGCGGTCGGGGTGAAACGGCTCGAACTGGTCGAGTTTCTCCCCGACGCCGGCGAATTTGATCGGTTGCTTCGTGACCGCACGAAGCGAGAGGGCCGCGCCGCCGCGGGCGTCGCCGTCGAGCTTGGTGAGGATGATGCCGGTGAGGCCGAGGGCGCCGTGGAAATGCTCCGCGACGGAGACGGCCTGCTGGCCGGTGGCGGCGTCGCAGACAAGGAGGACTTCCTCCGGCTGGAGATATTCCTTGAGGCGCTTGAGTTCCTGGACGAGCGGCTCGTCGATTTCCTGGCGACCGGCGGTGTCGAAGATCTGGACGTTGCCGCCCACCTCGTCGGCCCAGGCGAGGGCGCTCTTCGCAACCCGGAGGACGTCCTTTTCGCTCTTGTCGGGCGTGAAGACGTTGACGTTGACCTGGCCGGCCAGGGTGGCGAGCTGGTCGATCGCCGCGGGGCGCAGAAGGTCGCACGCGATGAGATTCGGCGTGCGGCCCTGGGTCTTCAGCCAGCGGGCGAGCTTGGCGGACGAGGTCGTCTTGCCGGCGCCATTGAGGCCGACGACGAGGATGCGCGCGGGTTTGTCGAGATTGAGCGGGCTGGAATCGCCGCCAAGAAGGGTGACGAGCTCGTCGTGGAAGATTTTGACGATCTGCTGGCCGGGCGTGACGCTGCGAAGGACGTCCTCGCCGAGCGCCTTTTTCTTCACGCTCGCGATGAAGTCCTTCGCGACCTGAAAGTGGACGTCGGCATCGAGCAGAGCGAGGCGCACCTCGCGGAGGGCGTCATTGATATTCGCCTCGGTGATGCGTCCATGGCCGCGGAGGTCCTTGAAGACGTCCTGAAGTTTGTCGGAAAGGCGGCTGAACATGAATCGACAACGCTAGAGGCTAAATGCCAAAGAGCAAGCCCCGGGGGACGAGAGGTTACTTGCCGAGGGTGAGGGAGAGGTGCGTTGCCAAGGCGTTCGGGAAACTTTTACCGTGTCGTCGAGTTCTCGCATGGTTCGATAGGCCTTTCGCGCGGTTTCGAAGTTTCCGCTGCGTTCGGCAATCAGAGCATAGGCGAGGATGTTGTCGCGGCGCGTGTGCGTGTCGAAGCCGTTGATGAGAGATTCCCTCGGAGGGAGCGCGGTGCCTTGAAATGCGGCGGCTGCGACCTTGTATTGCGGGTGAGTCTCCGCGAAGGCCTGCACCTGCTTCGCCAGAGCGTCAGCCCCGGTGAAATTCCTCTCCCGAATCGCGGCGAGCCACTGCATCTCCATGCCGAATGGGCGATTTCCAATGAGTTGCTGGTAGCGCGCGCCGTAAGCATCCACGGCGTCCCAGTCGGAGAGGGTTGCGTAGATGAAAGCGTATTCCCAGGCCTCCTGCGCGTTCGCGGTGGCGGCCCGCTCGATTGGCCAATCCTTGAAATAGATGCTGCGCGCCTTGGCTTGCTGCCCGTGGCGCGTGAGCAGCCCGATCATGTGAGCGATTCGGTAATTGGTAAGCCTGCGCAGGTTCGGCTCGCCGTATTTAAGCGCGGGGGCGATCTTTGCGCGGCTTTCGAGTGCGACGGCAAGGAATGCGCGGCTTTCTAGGTCATCGATCCCCTGAAGGGTTCCGAAAATCTGGTTCAGGTCGTCGTCGGTGGCCTCTTCGGGAAGCTTTTGCTCCACGAGGAGGGTGCTCTTGAGGTATTGGGAGTCGGGGTGGCGGTCGAAGACCGGTCCGAGCCGTTCGACGAGTTCGAATTTCTTCGGAGTGCTCGTGATGAAATTTGTCTGATACACGATCTGCCGGTCGGTGAGGGCCGCATCTGCGGGCATGTTTTTGTCGACGAACTTTCGGCCGGCGGACAGGTTGTGGACGTAGGCCTCCGCCATTCCTGCCTTCAGGAGCGCATCGATCGCCTTGGGATCTTTTTGAAAGATCGCGAAGTAAGTTTCGCGGGCGGCGGCATAATCCTGCTGGAGGTAGAGAAAATCGGCTTCTGCGAGGGATTTGTCGTCGGGAAGGGGCTCCAGCGCCTCGCTCTTAAGTTTGAGCGGACCAGCGATTACGCGGGAGATATCCTCTTGTAGCTTGTCTGGAGCTTCGGTGGCGCCAGCGGCCCGAATGACTCCGCGCGGATCGATCAGATACCAGCGGGGAAAGGATGACGCGTTGAAAGGGCGCGGCACGGATTGCGGGATCAGGCCTCGCAGACCGGCAAAGCGCACCTGGCTGTAAAGATCGATATCGGAGAGTGTGGGATCGCTGTTGAGCTCGAGGAAAACAAAAGGCTGCCCTTCGAGTCTGCGTTGGATTCCGGAGAAAACGGCGGCGGTGCATTCGGAGGGCCGGCACCACGACGCGCCGAACTGGAGAAGCAGCCATTTTGACCGGAAATCGCGAATCCGTTTCGATCCTTCCGTGGTCTGGAAAGAGAAATCCGTCGCGTTTCGCCCGACGACGATCGGATCAGAGGTTGCAGCTTCCGCGATAGGTAGCAGGGCGAGAATGAACAGGACAAAAATCCGGGGGCGCAGCATGGCGCTTTTCTAGCCCGGATTTCCAAATATCCAAGTAGGATGAAAGTCTATCCTCCGGCGACGACGCGGAGGAGCTCGATGCGGTCGCCCTCGGCCAGCAAGGTGGCGGGCCATTCGGAGCGGTGGAGCGCGGTGCCGTTGTGCTCGATGAGGAGCGTCGGCGCAGGCAGCTCCAGCTCGGCGACCATCTCGGCGACGGTGCCGCTCCGGGCCAGTTCGCGGGGTTCGCCGTTGACGTGGACAACCATCAGTAGCCCTGCGAGCGGGCGAGGCGCTGGAGTTCCACCTGAAAGGCGAGCACGTCGCGCTCCGCGGGCCGGTAGCCGATCGTGTCCGGGTTCAGGCCGAGGCGGCCGGTCTGGTCGAGATACCATTCGGCGTTCTCGCCGTCGGAGAACGTCACCTTGCCGCTGATCATTGTGCCGGGCTTCATGATCTGGTCGATCGTCACGCTGACCTTGCCTCCGGGAAGCGGCGGCGGGGCGAGGTCGTCGTCCGGGAATGGAGGCTCCTCCGGGGAAGGGGGCGCGGCTTCCGCGGCGACGGGTTCGGCGGGCTTCGGCTCGGGCTCCGGATCCCTGATCTGGATTTTCAGGTCGTCCACGAGCAGTCGGGTGTCGAGATAGGTGAGCGAAACCTGAAATTCC
It includes:
- the thiS gene encoding sulfur carrier protein ThiS, producing MVVHVNGEPRELARSGTVAEMVAELELPAPTLLIEHNGTALHRSEWPATLLAEGDRIELLRVVAGG
- the ffh gene encoding signal recognition particle protein, whose protein sequence is MFSRLSDKLQDVFKDLRGHGRITEANINDALREVRLALLDADVHFQVAKDFIASVKKKALGEDVLRSVTPGQQIVKIFHDELVTLLGGDSSPLNLDKPARILVVGLNGAGKTTSSAKLARWLKTQGRTPNLIACDLLRPAAIDQLATLAGQVNVNVFTPDKSEKDVLRVAKSALAWADEVGGNVQIFDTAGRQEIDEPLVQELKRLKEYLQPEEVLLVCDAATGQQAVSVAEHFHGALGLTGIILTKLDGDARGGAALSLRAVTKQPIKFAGVGEKLDQFEPFHPDRLAGRILGMGDVVSLVEKAAEAITEEDALRMQKKLQSGGFDLDDFLQQFKMLKRMGPLENILGMLPGMANLKDSSIDEGQLKRVEAIILSMTPGERAKPEMLNARRRQRVARGSGTSVSEVNNLLLRFGQMRKMMKKAGNRKKIMAQARRAGLPGMK
- a CDS encoding SDR family NAD(P)-dependent oxidoreductase; amino-acid sequence: MKFFEGCTALITGASSGLGAEFARQLAPVAQSLVLVARRNDRLEALRAEFSASHPDLAVFIYAADLADENARAAFADWLREQDIRVDFLVNNAGLGDHGPFESSEWIRVRAMLDVNIAALTHLTHLLLPALRGSGRAAILNVSSVASFFPLPNMAVYAATKAYVTSFSEALRMELRDTGVSVTALCPGPVKTEFFDIATRPGDEENAAHFKTMPAFVVTTEEAVRTGLTAVVRDRARVVPGPLLAIAVAAAALVPFFIVRQIIQAGRARI
- a CDS encoding KH domain-containing protein, producing MEEFLRYVVGKLIEYPDELLITRTEDGDKSVFHLAMRKTDLPKVIGKGGHTIQALRELLQASARKKGIRVGLEIIE
- a CDS encoding MJ1477/TM1410 family putative glycoside hydrolase, producing MSARIFAIPLVAALAISSAWGAPWLYQLQNPSPRAIRASGFRAAVVDYSRDGSDAGRLPPGQVKALGRAGIRTLAYLSIGEAENYRFYWRADWVARRNSNAFTAAAPSWLGHTNPDWVGNYKVRYWDPAWRETVLRPYLDRIARQGFTGVYLDIIDAYEYWAASASYGGGGEVWQPGDPRGDRAEAARRMIDLVVWIAEYLRFATGHRMLVFPQNAEDILRYDTGGKYRRAISGIGVEDLFYNETARQPADETRYRLRYLRKLCTTGRKVLCVDYVDTGDREDPANVARIADFVARCRAEGFDFYVARKDRELDRINRVPGVQP
- the rpsP gene encoding 30S ribosomal protein S16 yields the protein MAVAIRLKREGAKNHPFYKIVVADQRKPRDGRFIEIIGSYDPKKEGENFALELDRANYWVGVGARPSQTVGSIINKARKKAEAAAA
- a CDS encoding cupin domain-containing protein, whose product is MIALNLSSQKPFTTKDGSTIRSILDRTNAPVQNQSLAEARVPAGTATDRHYHRLAEEFYFLLEGHGTMELDGETRGVGPGDAILIPAGAWHQITATSDLVFLCCCAPPYAHDDTYFE
- a CDS encoding polyprenyl synthetase family protein; the protein is MKDFTKLRSLAAGVETAVTFKQTFDLINPHLYSVEERIRQQARAFDPAVEGYIAYAINSGGKRLRPALALLAGGATGKITSGHVDVAVILELIHVATLVHDDIMDGAETRREQPTVNAKWGNSLSVLLGDCLFAHALRLSTNFSNNEICRIVSEASAEVCSGEIIQTQRRFDLNLSLADYFKIIEMKTAALFAAACELGAFISEASPEIISSLKTFGSRLGTAYQVYDDILDIAGDEDAVGKTLGTDFQKGKLTLPVLLLLQNNDDSLRERARELLLHENLSGRDELTGLLKSSGAMRSAIDTAKRMVSEARTALDPVPANKYRNGLVAITTHLENLLAQF